Genomic DNA from bacterium:
GTGCCCACTCCGAAGTCCACTCGGTGGTGATCATGGGTCGACATGTGAGGCCAAACGCGCGGCTCGTGCCGGTGCGCAACGCCATCGCGGCTCTTCTGGTCGCGGCCCTCCTCGCAGGCCCCGCGGCGGTATCCGGGGCCGCGGCCGCGGGCAAAACCGTAACCCTGGCGATCTTGCATTTTAGCGTGATCAAGGGGACCACCTGGTCCGGCGCCCACCACCGCGCCGGGCTGCGGCTCCAGCAGAAGTACCCCAATCTGAAATACGTGTACCGCGAAGAGGTCGGGCCGGACTCCACGGTGCCCTTTGCCGAGGCGCTCATCCGGCAGGGCGCCAATATCGTCGTGGGCAACGCGGAGTTCATGGGACTGCCGCTCAAAGACATCGCGGCCAAGTACCCGAACGTCTACTTCGCCTCCGTGGTGGCCAGCGACATCACCCAGGAGCGGAATTTCATCCGGTTCTTCCCGCGGCAGTATCAGCCGCTGTACCTCGAGGGGCTCGTGGCCGCGGCGCTGACGAAGAGCGGGCACATCGGAATCGTCTCCGCCTTCCCGAACGTCCAGGTCCTCCGCCGTACGGCCGGGTTCTTCCTCGGCATCCAGGACGGCGCCAAGGTACTCGGCAAGCAGGTCAGCGTGCACGTGAAGTACGTCGGCGACTGGTACAAGCCGACCGAGGAGCGGGACGCGGCTGAGACGCTGGTGAGCCAGTACGGCGCGGACGTCATCACGCAGCAGACGGACTCGGGATCGCCGCTGGACGTGGCGCAGGCGCGCAAGGTCTGGTTCGTGGGCAAGGACATGGACATTGTGGGATTTTACGGCTGGTCCAACACGAATACCGTGGCCGTGTCGTTCGACACCCGCTGGGAAGTCTTGTACGACCGCATGATCCGGGAGTATCTCGCCGGCAACCGGACGCCCGGCACGCTCCTGTACCTTGGGATGCGCGACACCACGACCCTGGCCGACGGCACGGTCGAGCCCGCCGTGGACATCATGAACGACAAGCAGGTCGGGGTGAACGCCATCAGCCCGAAGGCCCGCGGCCTCATCCCCCCGTCGATCCTCCGACTGGTGGCGCAGCGGCGGGACCAGATGATGAAGGGCCAGTGGGATCCGTTCCGCGCCGACGCCCTCGTCAGCAACGGCACCGGCCTGGCGGTGAAAGACACGCCCATCCCGCCAAAGGGGACCGTGGTGAAACCGGCCGGCACGATGCCGTCCGACGCCTGGCTCCTGTCCAAGTTCAACTTCGCGCTCGACGGCATGACGATCCTCAAGTAGCGGCGGGGCACCGCAAGGATCCGGTGAGGTGATCCTCGAGGCCCGCGGGATCACCAAGCGGTTTCCCGGGCTGCTGGCGCTGGACCGCGTGGACCTCGAGGTCCGCGCCGGGGAAGTACACGCCGTCGTGGGTCAAAACGGCGCCGGCAAGACCACCCTCATGAAGATCCTCTTTGGGTTGGTGCAGCCCGATGAGGGCGAGATCTACCTCCGGGGTCGGCGCGTGCACGTTCGGTCGCCGCAGGACGCCATGGCGCAGGGGATCGGCATGGTGCACCAGACGCGCAGGCTCGTGGCCTCACACACCGTGTTCGAGAACCTGATCCTCGGCCATCCCCGGTCCGGTGGGTTCATACGTCTGCGGCGCGCCCGCGAGGAAGTGGACGCCCTGTGCCGCCGTCACGGTCTGGCCGTCGACCTTGGGGCGAAGGTGTGGCAGCTGGCGGAGGGCCAGAAGCAGTGGGTGGAGATTCTGAAGGCCCTCTACGCCGGCGCCCGGATCCTGATCCTCGACGAGCCCACCTCCGCGCTCACGCCGCCCGAGGTGACGGCGCTGCTCGGAGCCCTCCGGGCGCTCGTCCGGGATCAGGGCGTGACGGTCCTCCTCGTGACCCACAAGCTCCCGATTGCGCTCGCGGCAAGCCGCACGGTCACCGTCCTGCGGGCCGGACAGGTCGTGGCGCGGATGGACGCCGCCGAGGCCACGGAACAGGCGCTCATCCGGCACATGATCGGCCACGACGTCTCCGTCAACGCCGCGGAGGGGAGACGGGAGACCCGCCGTCCCGTCCTCCGCGTGGAAGGCCTCTCCGCTCGGAGTGACAAGGGCCTGCCCGCTCTGCGCGACGTCTCGTTCGCGCTCGACGAGGGCGAGATCCTCGGAGTCGCCGGCGTGACCGGCAACGGCCAGGACGAACTGGCGCAGGTGCTGGCCGGTCTGCGCCCCGCGCTGTCGGGCCGCGTGCTGTTCGAGGGCCGTGACGTCACGCGATCGGCGCCCGCGCACAGATGGCGCATGGGCATCGGCTACGTGCCCGCGGAACGTCTCGAGGTCGCGTCCATCGCCGCGTTCTCGCTCGTCGAGAACGTGGCGCTCAATTATCATTTCGATCCGGGCTTCCACCGGCGGGGGCTGTTCGACTACCCCGGGTTGGAACGGCTTACCCGGCACATCCTCTCCACGTTCGACGTCAAGGCGCGACACCCGCACGCGCCGGCGCACCATCTCTCCGGCGGAAACTTACAAAAACTGATCATGGGCCGGGTGCTGTCCCGGACCCCGCGCCTCCTGATCGCGCATCTGCCCACCCAGGGGTTGGACGTCCAGGCCATCGCGTTCGTGCGCGGCAAGCTCCTCGAGGCGAGGGCGCAGGGCGCGGCCGTCCTGCTCATTTCGGAAGATCTCGACGAGATCCTGACCCTCAGCGATCGGGTCGCGCCGATGTACGAGGGCAGGCTCGTCGCCTTCCTGCCCCGGAAGCGCGCCGACGCCGACACCGTCGGCGCGATGATGGCGGGGGTCCCGTGAGGCTCGGGCGCGGGCCCGCCCTGGCGCGCCGGCCGGACGCCGCGAGCATGCCCGCGATGCCGGCGGCCGGATTGGCGATCCTGCTGGCCCTGGTGCTCTCGAGCGGGCTGTTCCTCCTGGCCGGCGCCGACCCGCTCGCGGTGTACGGCGTCGTATTCGCGTACGCGTTCGCAGATCCGTCCGGCGTCGCCGCGACCATCAACCGGGCCACGTACATCCTGTTCTGCACGTTTGCCTTCCTCGTGCCCCTGCGCGCGAGACTGTGGAACATCGGCCTGCCCGGGCAGGTCTACGCCGGCGCGCTTGCCGCCTTCGCCGTCGCCTTCGCGGTGCCCGCGCCCGGTCCGTCCAATCCCATCGCCCAGGCGCTACTGATCGGGCTCATGACGGCGGCGGCCGTGGCGGCGGGCGCCGCCGTCGCCGGCCTCGCGGGGCTCCTCCGCGCCAGGCTGCAGGTCAACGAGATCCTCGTGACGATGATGCTCAACTGGATTCTGTTCTGGCTCGTGGCGAATCTCATTAAGGCGGGAGGGCCATTCATGAGCGGCACGGCGGAGGGGGAGGGTTTCAGTCTCCCGGCGACCCTGCGTCCGTCCGTCGTGTCCGGCGTCCCGTTCACGGTCGTGCTCGCCCTCGGCGCCGCCGCGGTGCTCGATGTCCTCGTGGCGAAGACGACACTCGGCTACCGGATCCGGACATTCGGCGAAAGTCCCGCGGCCGCCCGGTACGCGGGCATCAATTCGACGAGACTGTCGATGTCCGTGTTCCTCCTCGGTGGGGCCTTCGCGGGGCTGGCCGGCTACCACTACTTCGGCGCCGTCCCGCAGCTGCACCGGATCCCCGGGAACTACGGCTACTACGGCGACCTCGCCTTCTACGGGATCATCTGCGCCCTGATCGCGCGGGGGAGTGCTCTTGGCGCCGCGCCCGTCGCGCTGCTCTTCGCCGGACTGTCGCTGGGGGGACGGTTTGCGCAGGGGCAGTTCCAACTTCCCTTTGGGGTCGACTATGCCATGCTCGGGCTGTTCACGATGGCGTTCGTCGGATCGCAGTTCTTCTACCACTTCCGTATTGTCTGGCGGCCGGCGAGCGCGCTCATCGGGCCCGGCATTTCCGCGGAGCGTCCCTGAGGTTCGATGGCCGCGCTGCTGGTGCGGGCCCTCGAGGCGTCCACCGTCTTCACGCTCGCGGCGCTCGGCGAGCTCGTCGACCAGCGGGCGGGCGTCCTTAATGTGGGTCTCGAAGGGCTCATGCTGTTCGGCGGGACCCTGGGCTTCATCACGGCGCGGACCACCGGCAGTCACATCGCCGGCTTTCTCGTGGGCCTCGCGGTGGGCGCGTTCCTCGGCCTCGCCCACGGATTCTTTTCCATCACGCTGCGCGGCGACCAGGTGGTGAGCGGGATGGGGCTGTGGATTCTCAGCTTCGGGCTCACCACCTACATTGGGAACCCGTACACCGGGCCGCTCGGGTTGGCGCGGATCCCCGCGTTCCTCGGCCTCTCGCCGTTCGTCTACCTCGCGATCGTCCTGGTGGCCGCGGCGTGGGTCCTGCTCTACCGGACCGGCCCCGGACTCGCGATCCGCTCCGTCGGCGAGGATCCGGCGACCGCGGAGGCCTCCGGCGTCAACGTCGACCTCACCCGGTACCTCTGCGTCGTTTGCGGCGGCGCCCTCGCCGGCCTTGCGGGCGCGACGTACACGCTGTCCTACAACCCCGTGTGGAACTACAACTTTCTTCAGGGCTGGGGATTCATCAGCCTGGCGCTGGTGTTCTTCTCGATGTGGAACCCGTGGATTCTGCTGGCGGGATCGCTGCTCTTCGGGGCGATGTGGGAGCTCTCCCTGAGCCCCGAACTCGTGCTCCCAGGCGTTCTCTCCCGCTACCTGTGGAGAACGATCCCCTTCGCCGTGACCATCGTGATCTTGTCCGTGATCTCGACGCCGTGGTTTCGAACGCGACGGGGCGCCGCCACTCCCGCGGCGCTCGGGCTTCCCTACTCAAAGGAATAGCGTCCCCGCGATCACGGCAGCGCGCCGCCGATCGCGGCCGCGGCGCGAAGCGCCGCCCGGGCCGACGCGGTGACCACCCGGTCCGCCAGCCGCGAGATCGGCACGGCCACGCTCAGCGCGGCGCGGGGACTCCGCTGCCGGTCCCGGATGAGCACGCCGATGCTTCCGATCTCGTCTTCCGTCTCGCCGAAGTTCGTCGCGTACCCCCGCCTGCGCACGCCGCTCAGCTCACGGGCGAGGCGGGCGCGCGTCCGGATGGACCGGCGGGTGAGCGCGGGAAGGTGCTCGTCCGGGTAGAGATCCCGCAAACGGTCGGGCGGCAGGGCGGCGAGCAGCACCTTGCCGGCCGACGTGCAGTGGGCCGGGAGCACGAGACCCGTCCGGTTCCCGACCCGCACCGCCCTGGTGCTCTCGACGCAGTCGAGAAAGAGCACGTCGCGTCCCTGCAGCGCGATCAGGTGCACGGTCTCGCCCGTCTCCCGGCTGAGCGCCTCGAGCGCGGGCCGGGCGCGGGCGCGGATGTCGCGGTCGCGCAGCATCGCCGCGCCGAGATCGACGAGCGCCGGCCCCGCGACGTAGGCGCGCGACGCCGGGTCCTGCTCGACGAAGCCGTGGTGCTGCAGCATCGCCAGGAGGCGGTGCGCCGTCGACCGCGCGACGCCGATCGAGCGGCTCGCCTCCGAGACCCGCACCTCGCGGCGCTCGCGCAGCATCCGCAGCAGCTTGAGCGCGTTGTCCACGGACTCGATCGGGTACGCCGGCGGCTTCGGAACGGTGTTCTTCACAGCAGAAAGCCTAGCGCCGCGGCCGAGAGGCGTCAAGGCGCCCGCGGCGAATACCCCGGGCGCGATGTCCTCGCCCGACCGGTTCCTCTGGATCTCCGAGGCCGAGGCCGCCTCCCTGGTGGACATGGAGACGGCGATCGCCGCCCTCGACGACGTTCTGCGGCTGGAAGCCGCGGGCCAGGCCGGCAACATGACGAAGACGCACGTGGCCTGGACCGGCGGCAGCCTGCATGCGATCGGGGCGACGGCGCGGTCCCTGGGAATCGCGGTCACGAAGACCTGGGTGAACACGCCGCGCGGGTCCACGCCGCTCGTGCTGCTGTTCGACGCGGCCGCCGGACGCCTCCTCGCCGTGATCGAGTTCTTCGCGTTGGGGCAGTTGCGGACGTCGGGCATCTCCGGGATCGCCACGCGCGCGCTGGCGCGCGAGGACGCCCGGACGTTCGCCCTCATCGGCACCGGCGAGCAGGCGCTGCCGCAGGCCGCTGCGGTGGCGGCGGTGCGGCCGCTGGCCGCGATCCGCGTGTTCAGCCGCGACGCCGAGCGCCGCGAGGCGTTCGCCCGCCGCGTCGAAGCGGCCCTGCGCATCCGCACCACCGCCGCCCCGTCCGTCGCCGAGGCGGTCCGCGGCGCCGACATCGTGACGCTTGCAACACGCGCGACGGAGCCGTTTCTGTTCTCGGATATGGTCGCCCCGGGCACGCACGTGAACGCCGTCGGCGCGATCACGCCCGAGCGGGCGGAGTTCGAACCCGGCCTGCTGGCGCGCTGCGCCGTGCTCGCCGTCGACAACGTCGCCCAGGTGCGCGCCCTCTCCTCCGAGTTCACGGCGTACTTTGCGACCGGCGCGCAAGACTGGTCCGCCGTGACGCCGCTCGCCGCGCTCGTGGCGGGGGCAAAGACGCGTCCCCAGGAGGCGGACCTGACGCTGTTCAAAGCCATGGGCATGGGCATTTCTGATCTCGCCGTCGCTCTGCGCTGTTACCGGGCCGTGCTCGAACGCGGCCTCGGCCGTCCCATCCCCCATCCGGTCCGGGCGAGTCTTCGCCTGGGACCGGCCAACACCACGTCTGGAGGTGTCGAACGATGAACGAGGTACGCGCGACGTTAGCCGACCGGACCGGGTTTACCGCGAAGCCGATTGACCTCTGGCCGCCGGTCGTCATCCCGAAGGAGCAGCTCGAGGACGAGGTGCGGCGCCTCGCGGGTCTGCCGGCCCCGGCCAACGGGCGGCGGAGTACCTTGATCGTCCATCCCAATGCCCAAGAGCCGGGCCTCGGCCTCGCCCCGGGCATCCAGGTCTCGCTCAACGTGCTGCTTCCCGGGGAGCGGACCGCGCCGATCCGCCACAACTCGACGCAGGCCAACTTCTGCATCCAGGGCGCCGGGCACACGATCGTGAACGGCGAGACGATCCGCTTCACCCAGTACGACGTGTGGGTCCACCCGTCGATGGCAGTGTACACCCACCACAACGACACCAACGAGCTCCACGTGCGCCTCACCTACAGCAACGCGGCATTGCTCGAGAAACTCCACATCCACTACGTCGAGGACAATCCGCCGACCGATGAGCCGCGGCACGCGCCCGAGCACGAGCACGAGGGCGGCGCCGCACCCGCCAAAGCGTTCGCCGCGCCGATCACCCTCGACGGCGGCGCGCAGCTCATGACGTACGAGCGCCTGGTCAATCCACCCGTCGTCGAGCAGCGGCCGCTGCACTGGCCGTGGGCCAAGGTCCGGGCGGAGCTCGACAAGCTCGCCTCCCTCGGCAAGGAGTACGTCGGCCGCCGCCTCTACCTGCTGTACAACCCGGCGACCGGCCGCACGAACGGCACCACCAACAACTTCTTCGCGGCGATCACGATCCGGCCGCCCCACATCGTGGACAAGCCGCACCGGCACACGTCGGCGGCGATCAACTACTTCTTCGGCGGCACCGGCGGCAGCGTCGTGGAGAAGCAGACCTACCGCTGGAAGGCCGGGGACCTCATGCTGACCGCGCCGGGCTTCGCCGTCCACAACCACCGGTCGGACGACCAGCCCGTGTATGAGCTGACGATCCAGGACCAGCCGCTCAACCTCGCGATGGACTCGCTCATCTGGCAGGAAGACCTCCGCGAGGCGCCGCGGGTCCTGGGCTCCCAGGCCGGGTTCGCCACCAACCGCGCGGCCGTCGCGGGCCGGTAAACGTCGCCGCCGGCATGATGCCGCTCGCGCGGACGTTCCTGCGCGGATCCTACCCGCCGCTCGTCACGCCGTTTGCCGGCGGGGCCGTGGACTACGACACCTATGCCCGCCTGATCGAATTTCAAATCGCGGAGGGATCGCACGGGATCGTCGTCAACGGCACCACCGGCGAGCCGAGCACGCTCGCGGCCGAAGAACGCGCGCGGCTGGTCAAGGTCGCCGTCGACACGGTACACGGCCGCGTCCCGGTGGTCGCGGCCACGGGCTCCCAGTCCCACGCCGAGACCGTCTGGCTGACGGAGCAGGCGGACGACGCGGGCGCCGACGCCGTCCTGATCGTCACCCCCTACTACCTCCGCCCGCCGCAGCGCGGGCTCGTGGAGTACTTCGTGGACGTGGGACGGCGCACCGATCTCCCCTGCCTGCTCTACCACATCCCGGGCCGGGCGGCCGTGTCGCTCGAGGTCGATACGATCGAGCGGATCGCGGCGCGGCTGCCGACGCTCGTCGGCCTCAAGCAGGCCGCGAACGATCTCGGGTTCGTGAGCGAGGTGCTGGACCGCTTCGGACCCGACTTCCGGGTGTTCGTGGGCCTCGAGGAGCTGAGTTTCCCGATGCTGGCCATCGGGGCCGCCGGGCTCATGAACGCCGTCGGCAACGTCGCGCCGCGCAAGGTGGCCGAGCTGTACGAGGCGGTCGCCTCCGGCTCGCTCGCCGAGGGCCGGGCGTTGCACGCCTCGCTGTTCGAAGTGAACCGCGCGGTGTTCTGGGACACCAACCCCATCCCGATCAAGTACATGATGACGCGCCTCGGGCTGCTGCCCCGGAACGAACACCGGTTGCCGATGGTCCCGGCGGACGAGCGGCTCGCGGCGCGGCTGGATGCCCTGCTGGAACGCGCGCGGCTCGGCCCGACGGCCCGGCCGGTCGGCACCGCCTGAGAGGAGCCCCGGATGAGCTACCGCGATTTGCGGGACTGGATGACCGAGGTCGAAGAGCTGCGCGAGATCAAGACGATCCACAACGCGCACTGGGACGTCGAGATCGGCGTCATCACCGAGATCGTGATGAACCGGCACGGCCCCGCGGTCTTGTTCGACCGCATCGCCGAGTACCCGGCCGGCTACCGGATTCTCGTCAACGCGTTGGGCGGACCGAAGCGGCTCGCCCATACGCTCGGCCTGCCGGCCGACCGCGACGTGCGCGAGTTGCTCCGGCTCTGGCAGGAGAAGAACCGCGCGCTGCGCCCCCTGGCACCGCGGGTCGTGCGTGACGGCCCCGTCATGGAGAACGTCCGCCGCGGCGACGACGTCGACCTCCTCGCGTTCCCCACGCCCAAGTGGCACGAACACGACGGCGGCCGGTACATCGGCACCGGCAGCGTGGACATCACGCGCGACCCCGACGAAGGCTGGGTGAACCTCGGCTGCTACCGGGTGATGATCCACGA
This window encodes:
- a CDS encoding ABC transporter permease, encoding MPAMPAAGLAILLALVLSSGLFLLAGADPLAVYGVVFAYAFADPSGVAATINRATYILFCTFAFLVPLRARLWNIGLPGQVYAGALAAFAVAFAVPAPGPSNPIAQALLIGLMTAAAVAAGAAVAGLAGLLRARLQVNEILVTMMLNWILFWLVANLIKAGGPFMSGTAEGEGFSLPATLRPSVVSGVPFTVVLALGAAAVLDVLVAKTTLGYRIRTFGESPAAARYAGINSTRLSMSVFLLGGAFAGLAGYHYFGAVPQLHRIPGNYGYYGDLAFYGIICALIARGSALGAAPVALLFAGLSLGGRFAQGQFQLPFGVDYAMLGLFTMAFVGSQFFYHFRIVWRPASALIGPGISAERP
- a CDS encoding BMP family ABC transporter substrate-binding protein; its protein translation is MGRHVRPNARLVPVRNAIAALLVAALLAGPAAVSGAAAAGKTVTLAILHFSVIKGTTWSGAHHRAGLRLQQKYPNLKYVYREEVGPDSTVPFAEALIRQGANIVVGNAEFMGLPLKDIAAKYPNVYFASVVASDITQERNFIRFFPRQYQPLYLEGLVAAALTKSGHIGIVSAFPNVQVLRRTAGFFLGIQDGAKVLGKQVSVHVKYVGDWYKPTEERDAAETLVSQYGADVITQQTDSGSPLDVAQARKVWFVGKDMDIVGFYGWSNTNTVAVSFDTRWEVLYDRMIREYLAGNRTPGTLLYLGMRDTTTLADGTVEPAVDIMNDKQVGVNAISPKARGLIPPSILRLVAQRRDQMMKGQWDPFRADALVSNGTGLAVKDTPIPPKGTVVKPAGTMPSDAWLLSKFNFALDGMTILK
- a CDS encoding ornithine cyclodeaminase family protein, which encodes MSSPDRFLWISEAEAASLVDMETAIAALDDVLRLEAAGQAGNMTKTHVAWTGGSLHAIGATARSLGIAVTKTWVNTPRGSTPLVLLFDAAAGRLLAVIEFFALGQLRTSGISGIATRALAREDARTFALIGTGEQALPQAAAVAAVRPLAAIRVFSRDAERREAFARRVEAALRIRTTAAPSVAEAVRGADIVTLATRATEPFLFSDMVAPGTHVNAVGAITPERAEFEPGLLARCAVLAVDNVAQVRALSSEFTAYFATGAQDWSAVTPLAALVAGAKTRPQEADLTLFKAMGMGISDLAVALRCYRAVLERGLGRPIPHPVRASLRLGPANTTSGGVER
- a CDS encoding ABC transporter permease → MAALLVRALEASTVFTLAALGELVDQRAGVLNVGLEGLMLFGGTLGFITARTTGSHIAGFLVGLAVGAFLGLAHGFFSITLRGDQVVSGMGLWILSFGLTTYIGNPYTGPLGLARIPAFLGLSPFVYLAIVLVAAAWVLLYRTGPGLAIRSVGEDPATAEASGVNVDLTRYLCVVCGGALAGLAGATYTLSYNPVWNYNFLQGWGFISLALVFFSMWNPWILLAGSLLFGAMWELSLSPELVLPGVLSRYLWRTIPFAVTIVILSVISTPWFRTRRGAATPAALGLPYSKE
- a CDS encoding AraC family ligand binding domain-containing protein; the protein is MNEVRATLADRTGFTAKPIDLWPPVVIPKEQLEDEVRRLAGLPAPANGRRSTLIVHPNAQEPGLGLAPGIQVSLNVLLPGERTAPIRHNSTQANFCIQGAGHTIVNGETIRFTQYDVWVHPSMAVYTHHNDTNELHVRLTYSNAALLEKLHIHYVEDNPPTDEPRHAPEHEHEGGAAPAKAFAAPITLDGGAQLMTYERLVNPPVVEQRPLHWPWAKVRAELDKLASLGKEYVGRRLYLLYNPATGRTNGTTNNFFAAITIRPPHIVDKPHRHTSAAINYFFGGTGGSVVEKQTYRWKAGDLMLTAPGFAVHNHRSDDQPVYELTIQDQPLNLAMDSLIWQEDLREAPRVLGSQAGFATNRAAVAGR
- a CDS encoding IclR family transcriptional regulator, producing the protein MKNTVPKPPAYPIESVDNALKLLRMLRERREVRVSEASRSIGVARSTAHRLLAMLQHHGFVEQDPASRAYVAGPALVDLGAAMLRDRDIRARARPALEALSRETGETVHLIALQGRDVLFLDCVESTRAVRVGNRTGLVLPAHCTSAGKVLLAALPPDRLRDLYPDEHLPALTRRSIRTRARLARELSGVRRRGYATNFGETEDEIGSIGVLIRDRQRSPRAALSVAVPISRLADRVVTASARAALRAAAAIGGALP
- a CDS encoding ABC transporter ATP-binding protein, whose product is MILEARGITKRFPGLLALDRVDLEVRAGEVHAVVGQNGAGKTTLMKILFGLVQPDEGEIYLRGRRVHVRSPQDAMAQGIGMVHQTRRLVASHTVFENLILGHPRSGGFIRLRRAREEVDALCRRHGLAVDLGAKVWQLAEGQKQWVEILKALYAGARILILDEPTSALTPPEVTALLGALRALVRDQGVTVLLVTHKLPIALAASRTVTVLRAGQVVARMDAAEATEQALIRHMIGHDVSVNAAEGRRETRRPVLRVEGLSARSDKGLPALRDVSFALDEGEILGVAGVTGNGQDELAQVLAGLRPALSGRVLFEGRDVTRSAPAHRWRMGIGYVPAERLEVASIAAFSLVENVALNYHFDPGFHRRGLFDYPGLERLTRHILSTFDVKARHPHAPAHHLSGGNLQKLIMGRVLSRTPRLLIAHLPTQGLDVQAIAFVRGKLLEARAQGAAVLLISEDLDEILTLSDRVAPMYEGRLVAFLPRKRADADTVGAMMAGVP
- the dapA gene encoding 4-hydroxy-tetrahydrodipicolinate synthase — encoded protein: MMPLARTFLRGSYPPLVTPFAGGAVDYDTYARLIEFQIAEGSHGIVVNGTTGEPSTLAAEERARLVKVAVDTVHGRVPVVAATGSQSHAETVWLTEQADDAGADAVLIVTPYYLRPPQRGLVEYFVDVGRRTDLPCLLYHIPGRAAVSLEVDTIERIAARLPTLVGLKQAANDLGFVSEVLDRFGPDFRVFVGLEELSFPMLAIGAAGLMNAVGNVAPRKVAELYEAVASGSLAEGRALHASLFEVNRAVFWDTNPIPIKYMMTRLGLLPRNEHRLPMVPADERLAARLDALLERARLGPTARPVGTA